The Deinococcus gobiensis I-0 genome includes the window AACACGTGCTGGAGCGCGCTGCCCATCTGGAAGTGCAGGGGACGCTACCCGCCGAAGCTCTGGACCGCGCGCTGAGAGAACTGGGGCCGCCCCTGCGGATCAGCGCCGGAATGAACGGGGTGTACAACATGCCGAAACTCGTGATGCTGGGCACGGCCGCCACGCTGGCCGTCAGTGGGGCGCTGTACGCCCTGGCCGGCGGGGCTGGAGGGAAGACGGTCACCTTGCTGGTGCTGGAAGATGGGCCGGCCAAGCCCTGTACTCAGGGGGCGGAAGCTCCTTTACCCCTGCCCGTGGTGTCCAAAGACAAATTCTCGACCTGTTACCAGGACGACAGCCGACGTCGGCGCGGGGCCTTCTTGAGTTTCGGGACGGTGCAGGCAGCCTGGCAGGCCATCGGAGGCGAGGCAAATATTCAGCCGGATGGGCGATTGAAACTCACCTTCCCTGAAGGTGGCTATACGGTCATGCCGCGCGAGTTCAATATTGGTGGGGAAGGCTATGTCATGGCCGCCCGACTGTTGGCAGAATTATCCAACACATGGGGCAAGGCGCAGCTGATCGTCAGCGGTTTTGACCGTCCTGTACTGCATCTGGGGGAGACAGTCATCCGACTGGGAGATGGCACGGTTTCGATAGGCGACGCGTTCTACAGCGAGGTGGCCGGGCAGGTCATTGGCGCCCTGGCTTACCGCCCAGACGTGCCCTACAGCGCCGAGATGCTCTACGCCTCGGCGACCGACGCCACCCAGACCGTTCATACGGGTCTGCCGGCAGGTGAGGTGGTCGTGGCCCTGCAACGGGAAGGAAAGGACCGCTTCCGGATCGCCTATGGCCCTGTCGGCGCGGACGGCGTGGTGCGGTTCAAGTTGGGGCGGGGGCAGGTGCGGTTCGTCGCTTCCGCTGCCGAGCTGGAGCCAGTCCAATCCGGCCAGTCGACCCCGACGCTCCTCGTACGGGTCAGCAACGTGCCCCTGAACAAACTGCAGGGAGGCGTCCTCTCACCTGCCCAGCTTCGGCTGCTTCGCTCTCGGTAGGGCGTGGAAGATTGCCTGACAAGCACTGCCTGCATTTCGGCCGGCGATGGGAAAGCAGAGGTCACAAGCCCACTCTTCCTTTTGTCCCCCCGCTGGCTCTAACGAACTACCCTGGGGTATACGCGGCTGAAATTCGAACTGACGGCCACAGCATGAGCTGACATGCGCACCCTTTTCGAGAAAGATCATCCCAGAAACATCGGTGGCAGAGCCTGCTACTGACGGTCACTCAGAGCTGTTCATGTACGCGCTGACTAACCCTCCTATAGCTGAGTTCAGTCGCACAGACCCTAGTAAGAACAATGGGTAGACCACTCAGATGAAAAGGCTGGGCCAAGCACGGATCCTCGCTCTGGCCCAGCTTGGGGTTGCGTGGTGTCTCAGCTTGCCTCGTAGGCTTGCCGGATCAAGGGGCGCAGGTCCTCCAGATCCGCCGATTGCGTGAGGGTGTCGGCGAAGTATCCCGGTCCCCACTCGACGATGAAGCCGCTGTCCACCGGCTGGCCCCGGCCCGTGGGGTTGTCCAGCGTCCCGAAGTCACGGCGCAGGGCCAAGAAGACGCTATCGCTATTGACGTACGCCCGCGCGATCTCGCGCTGGCCTGCCAGGTAGCGGTCAGACGTGCGGGTGCTCTGGACGCTCATTTCCTCGCCGAGGGCTGCAAAGAGGTCACGCATCTCCCGGGCCAGCTGCCGCACCTGGGGCTGGCGATAGGCCAGACCCTGCGCCATCTGCGCGTGGGCAGCCCGGATCAGGGGGAGGGCACGTGTGGCGTCGGCCGGCGAGGCGAGGCTCAGCGTCCAGCGGTCTCTGGCCCGGGCCTCCCAGCCGGCAAACATCTCGGCTGGCAGCAGATCGGGGTCGCGCGGCTGCACTTCAACCCGGATCATGCCGGAGCGTGGAACACCCGACACCAGCAGGGGACGGCCGTAGCCCACGTAATACTGCGTGGTGTACCGAGTGAGCTGAGGATCGAGGTCGAGCAGAGCCTGCTCGAACGCTCCAAGTGCAGTTATCGACTCTCCACTGAGCTGGGCCAGGGTATCCGCGACGGT containing:
- a CDS encoding permease prefix domain 1-containing protein, with the translated sequence MTGHLWGLRSQAALQLYLRRATWGLPLARRQTVWDELEEHVLERAAHLEVQGTLPAEALDRALRELGPPLRISAGMNGVYNMPKLVMLGTAATLAVSGALYALAGGAGGKTVTLLVLEDGPAKPCTQGAEAPLPLPVVSKDKFSTCYQDDSRRRRGAFLSFGTVQAAWQAIGGEANIQPDGRLKLTFPEGGYTVMPREFNIGGEGYVMAARLLAELSNTWGKAQLIVSGFDRPVLHLGETVIRLGDGTVSIGDAFYSEVAGQVIGALAYRPDVPYSAEMLYASATDATQTVHTGLPAGEVVVALQREGKDRFRIAYGPVGADGVVRFKLGRGQVRFVASAAELEPVQSGQSTPTLLVRVSNVPLNKLQGGVLSPAQLRLLRSR